The Desulfovibrio sp. genome segment AAACAAGGCACTGCTGGCCGAAGCCCAGGCCGCGCTGGCCCAGGCCCTTGCGCATCAGGGTGATCCTCTTGCGCTCAAAAGCCAGCTTGCCCAGCTTGAACAGCAGCGCGCGGGAGTGCAGGCGCAGCTGCGGCAAAAGCAGGTGGCGCTGGACGACCACGTGGTGCGCAGCCCCATCAGCGGCGTTGTGGACCAGAAATTTGTGGAGCCGGGCGAGTACGTTATTCCCGGCCAGAGGCTGGTGTTGCTGCACGACCCTAAGGCCGTGTGGGTTGAGGTGCTGCTCAAGGAAACCAAGCTCGACGGGCTCAAGGCCGGGCAATCCGTGAGTGTGAGCGTGGACGCCTACCCCGACAGGGCCTTTCACGGCAGCATAGAACGCATCGGTACGGCTGCCACCAGCCAGTTTGCCCTTATGCCAAGCCCCAATCCTTCGGGCAACTTCACCAAAATCAACCAGCGTGTTCCCGTGCGCATCAAGGTTGAGCAGCCGGACGACAACCCCCTCCGCCCCGGTATGATGGTAGAGGTGGACATTGACCGCTCCAGCCTTTGATGCACTGGCCCAGCGCTACGGCGCGGGCTACAAGTGGCTTGCCACGGCTGCCGTCATGGCGGGCTGCGTTGCCACGGTGCTGTCGTCCACCATCGTCAACGTGGCCATGCCCGACATAATGGGCGAATTCGGCATGGGGCAGGATCAGGTGCAGTGGCTTTCCACGGCCTTTCTGGCTTCCATGACAGCCTCCATGCTGGCAACAGACTGGACGCTGCACACCTTTGGCGTGCGGCGGGCCTATCTGGGCGCCATGGTGGCCTTTCTGGCGGCGTCCGTCATGGGCAGCATGAGCCCCGGCGTGGAGCTGCTCATACTTGCGCGCTCCATACAGGGGGCGGCGGCAGGGTTGGTGCAGCCTCTTGCCATGGTGGTGGTATTTACCGTCTTTGGGGCAGAAAACCGGGGTATGGCCATGGGCGTGTTTGGCCTTGGCGTGGTGCTGGCCCCGGCCCTTGGCCCCACGGTGGGCGGCCTGCTCATCGACAACTATTCGTGGCGGTACGTCTTTCTGGTGGGGCCGCCCTTTTGCGCTCTGAGTATGGCCATGGCCCTGACCTTTTTGCCTGGCCGCGCGCAGGATGTGCAGCCCCGGCCCTTTGACGGCATAGGCTTTGCCCTGCTGTGCCTTGCCATTGGAACCCTGCTGGCGGGCATTTCCAGTGGTCAGCGCGAGGGCTGGGATTCCGGCTACGTGCTGGGCGCATTTCTGCTGAGCCTGTGCTTCTGGATTGCCTTTGCCGCGCACGAACGGGCCTGCGCCCACCCCCTGCTGGCTCTGGACGTGTATCTGAACCCGCGCTTTCTGGCTGCCTCTGTGGTGGCCTTTATTCTGGGTATGGGGCTTTTTGGCTCCACCTATCTTATTCCGCTTTTTGTGCAGATGGTGCAGGGGTACAGCCCCACCGAATCGGGTCTGCTACTCATGCCGGGGGGGATGGTTCTGGGCGTGGTGATGCCGCTGGCCGGGCGTTTTGCCGACCGGCTGCCGCCTTACCAGTCTATCATGGCCGGGCTGGCCGTTTTTGGCGTTTCGTGCCTGCTCATGGCCGGGGTGGGCGTATCTACGGATTTTTGGGATTTTGCGGGCTGGATTGTGCTTGGCCGCGTGGGGCTTGGGCTCATTTTGCCATCGCTGAACAGCGGGGCGCTGCGTCTGCTGGATGGCGGGCACATGGCGCAGGGGGCTGGGGCCATCAACTTCAGTCGCCAGCTGGGCGGCGCGTTGGGGGTGAGCCTGCTTTCCGTGTATCTGGAGCGTCAGACAGAGCTGTACGCCCAGGCCTTCAACGCCCTGCAGCAGGGTACGCACGCCGCCGCAGACGCCCTTGATATCGTTTCGTTCATGCTGGTGCGTTCGGGGCAGCTCGATAACGTGGCGCAGGCCCTGCGGCCCCCGCAGGCCTACCAGTTTTTTTCAGAGATGATTGCCGCGCAGGCGCGCACAATGGGCTTCAGGGAAAGTTTTTTGCTGGTGGCCGTGGCCTTTCTGGTGGCTGTGCTGCCAGCTTTGTTCATGAGGCAGCGCAGGTTGTAAGCGTGGAGTGGTTCAGCGGCTGCGCAGCAGGTGGGGCAGGGCCGTGGCGCAAAAAATGCCGCCCAGAATGGCAAGACTGCTCACCAGCAGGCGCAGCCCAAGGGCTTCGCCCATGAGCCATGCGCCGCCAAGGGCGGTGATGAGCGGCACGCTCAGTTGCACCACAGCGGCAGAAGGCACGTTGAGCCAGCGTAAAACCGCATACCACAGCACATAGCCAAGAGCCGAGGCCAGCGCGCCGGCAGCCAGAGCACAGACAACGCCCGCCCATGGCCATGCGGTGGGTGTGCCAGCCCCGTCAAACAGCATGCCCCACGCCAGCAGCGCAAGGGCCAGCGGCACGCAGCGAATAAAGTTGCCAGCCGTGGCCGCCGTGGCGTCGCCGCTCTGTCTGCCGCAGATGGTGTACACGGCCCAGCACAGGCCAGAGCAGAAGATCACCGTGGCAGCCCCCGCCGGTGGCGCATCAAGTCCCGGCAACAGCAGATACACAAGGCCCGCCATGGCAAGCCCGATGCCCAGCCCTTGCGCCTTGCCGGGTCTTTGCCCCAGCCGCAGCCCGGCCACAAGCATGCCCACCTGCACGGCCACCGCTATGACCAGCGCCCCCGCCCCGGCAGAAAGCCGCACATAGGCCCATGAAAAACAGGCCATATAGCCAAACAGGGCCAGGGCCGCGTTCCAGCTGCCAGCACGCAACGGATTGCCGCCGCGCCATATCTGGATAAACCAGAGCATGGCTGCCGCTGATATGGCCCGCAGGGCCGTGTAGACAGAAGGATCAAGTGGTTGGGAAGATGGTCCCTGCGCGAGGGCGAACCTGCAGAGCAGGGAGTTGGCGGCAAAGAGCGTCATGACCAGGGTTGTGAGCGCAGCCACCAGCCAGGGCGAAGCGCCCGTGCCGCCCGGCCTGTCGCCCGCACTGGTGCCAGTCGCTACGCTGGCCCGCATCAGTCAATCCGCCGTGCGCCCTGCAATTTGCGGAACACCGTGCTGCGGTTGATCTGGAAAAGCTCGGCCACACGCTGCACAGAACCGTGCACTTCAATGGCCTTGAGCAGAAAATCGCGCTCCATTTCAGCCATGATGTCGCGCAGGGGGCGGCGCGCGGAAAGAATATCTTCTGAATAGCACGAAGATTCACGGGTGGAGCCGGATATCTGCGGCGGCAGGTCGCGCGGCGAGATAAGCGGCCCGGTGAGCGTGATGACAAGGCTGTGCACAAGGTTTTGCAGTTCGCGCACGTTGCCCGGCCAGGAATAGGCCGACATGATGTCGAGGGTCACGTCCATAAATGCCATGGCCTTGTGATACTTGGCTGTATACTGGGCAAGATAGTGCTCTGCCAGCGCGCGCACGTCTTCCTGCCGGTCGCGCAGGGGCGGTATGCGCACGGTGGCCACGTTGAGGCGGTAATAGAGGTCGCGGCGGAATGTGCCAGCCTCCACGCTCTTGGCCAGATCCCGGTTGGTGGCGGCAATAATGCGCACGTCCACCTTGCGCGGGCTTGATGCGCCCACCCGCATGATTTCGCCGTCCTGCAGCACGCGCAACAGGCGCGTTTGCATGGAGAGCGGCAACTCGCCCACTTCGTCCAGAAAAATGGTGCTGCCGTCGGCAATTTCAAAATACCCGGCCTTGCCCTTGTTGGAGGCCCCGGTAAAGGCCCCCGGCATGTAGCCGAAGAGTTCGGATTCTGTGAGTGATTCGGAGATGCCGCCGCAGTCAACCTTGAGCAGGATTTTATCGTTGCGGGCAGACTGCGAATGGGTGTAGCGGGCAAATACGTCCTTGCCTGCGCCGGTTTCACCCAGAATAAGCACCGTGGCATCGGTGTGGGCAAAGCGTCCCAGCAGCGAAACCACATCGCCCATGGCCCGGCTGGCGTACAC includes the following:
- a CDS encoding DMT family transporter yields the protein MRASVATGTSAGDRPGGTGASPWLVAALTTLVMTLFAANSLLCRFALAQGPSSQPLDPSVYTALRAISAAAMLWFIQIWRGGNPLRAGSWNAALALFGYMACFSWAYVRLSAGAGALVIAVAVQVGMLVAGLRLGQRPGKAQGLGIGLAMAGLVYLLLPGLDAPPAGAATVIFCSGLCWAVYTICGRQSGDATAATAGNFIRCVPLALALLAWGMLFDGAGTPTAWPWAGVVCALAAGALASALGYVLWYAVLRWLNVPSAAVVQLSVPLITALGGAWLMGEALGLRLLVSSLAILGGIFCATALPHLLRSR
- a CDS encoding DHA2 family efflux MFS transporter permease subunit yields the protein MTAPAFDALAQRYGAGYKWLATAAVMAGCVATVLSSTIVNVAMPDIMGEFGMGQDQVQWLSTAFLASMTASMLATDWTLHTFGVRRAYLGAMVAFLAASVMGSMSPGVELLILARSIQGAAAGLVQPLAMVVVFTVFGAENRGMAMGVFGLGVVLAPALGPTVGGLLIDNYSWRYVFLVGPPFCALSMAMALTFLPGRAQDVQPRPFDGIGFALLCLAIGTLLAGISSGQREGWDSGYVLGAFLLSLCFWIAFAAHERACAHPLLALDVYLNPRFLAASVVAFILGMGLFGSTYLIPLFVQMVQGYSPTESGLLLMPGGMVLGVVMPLAGRFADRLPPYQSIMAGLAVFGVSCLLMAGVGVSTDFWDFAGWIVLGRVGLGLILPSLNSGALRLLDGGHMAQGAGAINFSRQLGGALGVSLLSVYLERQTELYAQAFNALQQGTHAAADALDIVSFMLVRSGQLDNVAQALRPPQAYQFFSEMIAAQARTMGFRESFLLVAVAFLVAVLPALFMRQRRL
- a CDS encoding sigma 54-interacting transcriptional regulator, which produces MACRSSELLSKHVERILDALPEGVFISDAAGTSLRVNRMYEQLTGLTQEQIRGKNVRDLVQEGTFDCILNPEIVRTGRPTTHVQQLKNGKKLVLTGFPVFDGKGDLCLVVTFARDVTLLAQLQDQVAGQCKLIDQINDQLAYIAQGSAKSSEPVYASRAMGDVVSLLGRFAHTDATVLILGETGAGKDVFARYTHSQSARNDKILLKVDCGGISESLTESELFGYMPGAFTGASNKGKAGYFEIADGSTIFLDEVGELPLSMQTRLLRVLQDGEIMRVGASSPRKVDVRIIAATNRDLAKSVEAGTFRRDLYYRLNVATVRIPPLRDRQEDVRALAEHYLAQYTAKYHKAMAFMDVTLDIMSAYSWPGNVRELQNLVHSLVITLTGPLISPRDLPPQISGSTRESSCYSEDILSARRPLRDIMAEMERDFLLKAIEVHGSVQRVAELFQINRSTVFRKLQGARRID